One Natrinema marinum genomic window carries:
- a CDS encoding dihydrodipicolinate synthase family protein, translating into MSHHDPGAADPLSLRGVVPPTVTAFQDDESVDYETTAAHARFVVDRGAHGVFPLGTNGEFPLLSDAERDRVVEAVVDEVGNEVPVIAGVGAPSTYRTVARAEHAESVGADGIVVVTPYYYPLDHEGALEHYRRVAEAVDLPVYIYHIPSKTGNELSLETLAALAEIDNLAGVKDSSKDVPWLAQAIDAHPELTFLAGSDSLIFTGLEVGCSGAVSAVANVFPELVVDCYEAYDGGDEDRARELQSEIFRVRDAFKTGGAYMSGVKTALRMREFDAGPLRSPLRLKDDEAADEMRARLEALELEGL; encoded by the coding sequence ATGTCGCATCACGATCCCGGCGCGGCGGACCCGTTGTCGCTTCGCGGCGTCGTGCCGCCGACCGTTACCGCGTTCCAGGACGACGAGTCCGTCGATTACGAGACGACCGCCGCACACGCCCGGTTCGTCGTCGATCGGGGTGCACACGGCGTCTTCCCGCTTGGCACCAACGGTGAATTCCCGCTGCTCTCGGACGCGGAACGCGACCGCGTCGTCGAAGCCGTCGTCGACGAAGTCGGCAACGAGGTACCGGTCATCGCCGGCGTCGGCGCGCCGAGCACCTACCGGACGGTCGCCCGTGCCGAACACGCCGAGTCGGTCGGCGCCGACGGTATCGTCGTCGTCACGCCCTACTACTATCCGTTGGACCACGAGGGCGCACTCGAGCACTACCGGCGGGTTGCCGAAGCCGTCGACCTCCCGGTCTACATCTACCACATCCCGAGCAAGACCGGCAACGAACTGTCGCTCGAGACCCTCGCGGCCCTCGCCGAGATCGACAATCTCGCGGGCGTCAAGGACTCGAGCAAGGACGTGCCGTGGCTCGCGCAGGCGATCGACGCCCACCCCGAGTTGACCTTCCTCGCCGGATCGGACTCGCTGATCTTCACCGGGCTCGAGGTCGGCTGCTCGGGCGCCGTCAGCGCCGTCGCGAACGTGTTCCCGGAACTCGTCGTCGACTGTTACGAGGCCTACGACGGCGGCGACGAGGACCGCGCGCGGGAATTGCAAAGCGAGATCTTCCGCGTGCGAGACGCGTTCAAGACCGGCGGCGCGTACATGTCGGGTGTGAAAACCGCGCTCCGAATGCGGGAGTTCGACGCCGGTCCGCTTCGAAGTCCGCTGCGGCTGAAAGACGACGAGGCCGCCGACGAAATGCGGGCTCGACTCGAGGCACTCGAACTCGAGGGGCTCTGA
- a CDS encoding acyl-CoA dehydrogenase family protein: protein MELTPEQEAVRETVREFASEEIRPTALEADRDEAFPEAVWDGLADLDLTGLTVPEEYGGYDAAPVTAAVVNEEVAYGMLAVATALSVHSLATSCIAEFGSEDQRERWLPEMAEGRPVGAFALSEPHAGSNPAEMATEARREGDEYVIDGEKQWITNGERAGVYILFAKTDRDDPSTVTQFLVPGDVDGLTVGEPEEKLGLRASDTTSLTFDDVRLPAENRLTEEGAGLSAAFHILTGGRIAIAAQSVGLAQCAFDEALAYSRERDQFGGPIADIQTIRHKLAEMATRIRAARLLTRDAARKRGAGSSPGGAALEASMAKYFASEAAMFVTNEAVQIHGGYGYVTEGRVERLYRDAKITEIYEGTTEIQKTVIARELLE from the coding sequence ATGGAACTCACTCCGGAACAGGAGGCGGTCCGCGAGACCGTCCGGGAGTTCGCCAGCGAGGAGATCAGGCCGACCGCGCTCGAGGCTGACAGGGACGAGGCGTTCCCCGAGGCCGTCTGGGACGGCCTCGCCGACCTCGACCTGACCGGGCTGACGGTCCCCGAGGAGTACGGCGGCTACGACGCGGCTCCGGTGACGGCTGCCGTGGTCAACGAGGAAGTCGCCTACGGCATGCTCGCGGTGGCGACGGCGCTGTCGGTCCACTCGCTCGCGACGTCCTGTATCGCGGAGTTCGGGAGCGAAGACCAGCGGGAGCGGTGGTTGCCGGAGATGGCCGAGGGTCGGCCGGTGGGCGCGTTCGCGCTCTCGGAGCCCCACGCGGGGTCGAACCCCGCGGAGATGGCCACCGAGGCGCGACGGGAGGGTGACGAGTACGTCATCGACGGCGAGAAACAGTGGATTACGAACGGCGAACGCGCGGGCGTCTATATTCTCTTCGCGAAGACGGATCGTGACGATCCGTCGACGGTCACGCAGTTCCTCGTCCCCGGTGACGTCGACGGGCTGACCGTCGGCGAACCCGAGGAGAAACTCGGCCTGCGCGCGAGCGACACCACGAGCCTGACGTTCGACGACGTTCGGCTCCCCGCCGAAAACCGGCTGACGGAGGAGGGCGCGGGGCTGTCGGCCGCGTTCCACATCCTCACCGGCGGGCGGATCGCCATCGCCGCCCAGTCGGTCGGCCTCGCACAGTGCGCGTTCGACGAGGCCCTTGCCTACAGCCGGGAGCGCGACCAGTTCGGCGGCCCGATCGCCGACATCCAGACGATCCGGCACAAGCTCGCCGAGATGGCGACCCGGATCCGAGCCGCGCGGCTCTTGACGCGAGACGCGGCCCGGAAGCGAGGGGCCGGCTCGAGCCCCGGCGGCGCGGCGCTCGAGGCCAGCATGGCGAAGTACTTCGCGAGCGAGGCGGCGATGTTCGTCACGAACGAGGCCGTCCAGATCCACGGTGGCTACGGCTACGTCACCGAAGGCAGGGTCGAGCGGCTCTACCGCGACGCGAAGATCACCGAGATCTACGAGGGGACGACCGAGATCCAGAAGACGGTGATCGCGCGGGAACTGCTCGAGTGA
- a CDS encoding HAD family hydrolase, with the protein MTGYDAIVYDLDGTLVELDVDWNAVAVDVREVYRHANIEPPGDGLWGMLETAGDAGVAAEVESAIAAHEHDGARTSDRLAHADDLLERTVPAGVCSLNCERACRIALEEHALETAVDAVVGRDTVGTWKPDPEPLLATVERLDADPERALFVGDSARDRKTADRAGVAFEFVGDGPSGV; encoded by the coding sequence GTGACCGGATACGACGCCATCGTCTACGATCTGGACGGGACGCTCGTCGAGCTCGATGTCGACTGGAACGCAGTCGCCGTCGACGTCCGCGAGGTGTATCGCCACGCGAACATCGAGCCGCCGGGCGACGGGCTCTGGGGCATGCTCGAGACCGCCGGCGACGCCGGAGTGGCCGCCGAGGTGGAGTCGGCCATCGCGGCCCACGAACACGACGGCGCGCGAACGTCAGACCGGCTCGCCCATGCCGACGACCTCCTCGAGCGGACGGTGCCGGCCGGCGTCTGCTCGCTGAACTGTGAGCGGGCCTGCCGGATCGCGCTCGAGGAACACGCCCTCGAGACGGCGGTCGACGCGGTCGTCGGCCGCGACACGGTCGGGACGTGGAAACCGGACCCCGAGCCGCTGCTCGCGACGGTCGAGCGACTCGACGCGGACCCAGAGCGAGCGCTGTTCGTCGGCGACTCGGCGCGGGATCGAAAAACGGCGGACAGAGCGGGCGTCGCCTTCGAGTTCGTCGGCGACGGCCCGTCGGGCGTCTGA
- a CDS encoding DUF5822 domain-containing protein, whose product MPERVETTSPDGVDYGWVMQTTFVATIVVGAPVVAGLSTTASLPTWGSRAEFAIRVGAVVWLLTAITVFAYAKHKQE is encoded by the coding sequence GTGCCAGAACGCGTCGAAACGACCTCGCCCGACGGCGTCGACTACGGCTGGGTGATGCAGACGACGTTCGTCGCCACCATCGTGGTCGGCGCGCCCGTCGTCGCCGGCCTGTCGACGACCGCCTCGCTGCCGACCTGGGGCTCGCGCGCCGAGTTCGCGATCCGGGTCGGTGCGGTCGTCTGGTTGCTCACGGCGATTACGGTCTTCGCCTACGCGAAGCACAAACAGGAGTAG
- the panB gene encoding 3-methyl-2-oxobutanoate hydroxymethyltransferase — protein sequence MPTVRDVRAKAGEEPITMLTAYDAPTAAIVDEAGVDIILVGDSLGNTSMGHETTLPVTVDDMARHTGAVARATEKSLIVADMPFLSIGVDESASLENAGRMLKEEDAHAVKLECGPHTVDLTEKLVQLGIPVMAHLGLTPQHVNQYGGYPRQGTDPEAAERILELAEAHEEAGAFSLVLEHVPSNLAAEVTDAIDIPTIGIGAGPDCDGQVLVVDDAIGLSEWTPSFSKQFGNVRAEMESAIGAYVSAVESGEFPAEEHGHEETDLEELY from the coding sequence ATGCCTACCGTGCGGGACGTACGAGCGAAGGCGGGCGAGGAGCCGATCACGATGCTGACGGCCTACGACGCGCCGACGGCGGCGATCGTCGACGAGGCCGGCGTCGACATCATCCTCGTCGGGGACAGCCTCGGGAACACGAGCATGGGCCACGAGACGACGCTCCCCGTGACCGTCGACGACATGGCGCGCCACACTGGCGCGGTCGCGCGCGCGACGGAGAAGTCCCTTATCGTCGCCGATATGCCCTTCCTCTCGATCGGCGTCGACGAGTCGGCGAGCCTCGAGAACGCCGGCCGGATGCTCAAAGAAGAAGACGCCCACGCGGTCAAACTCGAGTGTGGTCCACACACCGTCGACCTGACGGAGAAGTTGGTTCAGTTGGGCATTCCGGTGATGGCCCACCTCGGGCTGACGCCCCAGCACGTCAACCAGTACGGCGGCTATCCCAGGCAGGGCACGGATCCGGAAGCGGCCGAGCGCATCCTCGAGTTGGCCGAGGCTCACGAGGAAGCGGGCGCGTTCTCGCTCGTCCTCGAGCACGTGCCGTCGAATCTCGCCGCCGAGGTCACCGACGCGATCGACATCCCGACGATCGGGATCGGCGCAGGTCCCGACTGCGACGGACAGGTCCTCGTCGTCGACGACGCCATCGGACTGAGCGAGTGGACGCCCTCGTTCTCGAAGCAGTTCGGAAACGTTCGCGCGGAGATGGAGTCGGCGATCGGCGCGTACGTCTCGGCAGTCGAATCCGGCGAGTTTCCCGCCGAAGAACACGGTCACGAGGAGACCGATCTCGAGGAACTGTACTGA
- a CDS encoding DUF7511 domain-containing protein, with protein sequence MTESTRGTPVAGGLDADQPSQLQHVTVERDDVAVCTMFPREIGEDAVSEQWITATADSFVPLVQQR encoded by the coding sequence ATGACAGAGTCAACAAGGGGAACGCCGGTCGCAGGCGGGCTAGACGCCGATCAGCCATCGCAGCTACAACACGTCACCGTAGAGCGAGACGACGTCGCAGTCTGTACGATGTTCCCGCGAGAGATCGGTGAGGACGCGGTATCGGAGCAGTGGATCACCGCGACCGCGGACTCGTTCGTCCCGCTCGTCCAACAACGATAG
- a CDS encoding alpha/beta fold hydrolase has product METVAHNGRETAYAVVDRGGDGPPICCLHGSGGSRKVWTGQHSLADRYPIIAVDLSGHGDSDDVDASAGYTALSAYADDVLAVAEATDARVLVGNSLGGAVVQHVLLERSFDPDAVVLTGTGARLGVLDDLLEWLKSDFDRAVEFLHGPDRLFHDPDSDLRERSIERMYDTGQAVTRRDFLTCHEFDVRDRLGEIETPVLAAYGEYDQLTPPWFHEYLADETERGRLAEIEDAGHLAMLERPTAFNTVVDDFLQGGSG; this is encoded by the coding sequence ATGGAAACGGTAGCACACAACGGCCGGGAAACGGCGTACGCAGTCGTCGACCGTGGAGGCGATGGCCCGCCGATCTGCTGTCTTCACGGGAGCGGCGGCTCGCGCAAGGTCTGGACCGGTCAACACTCGCTCGCGGATCGATACCCGATCATCGCGGTCGACCTCAGCGGCCACGGCGATTCGGACGATGTCGACGCGAGCGCCGGCTACACCGCGCTGTCGGCCTACGCCGACGACGTGCTGGCTGTCGCCGAAGCGACGGACGCTCGCGTTCTGGTCGGCAACTCGCTCGGCGGTGCGGTCGTCCAGCACGTCCTGCTCGAGCGCTCGTTCGACCCGGATGCGGTCGTCCTGACTGGGACGGGTGCCCGACTCGGCGTTCTGGACGACCTCCTCGAGTGGCTCAAGTCCGACTTCGATCGGGCGGTCGAGTTCCTCCACGGCCCGGATCGGCTCTTTCACGACCCCGATTCGGACCTCCGGGAGCGGTCGATAGAGCGGATGTACGACACCGGCCAGGCGGTGACGCGCCGCGATTTCCTGACCTGCCACGAGTTCGACGTTCGCGACCGACTCGGCGAAATCGAGACGCCCGTGCTGGCGGCCTACGGCGAGTACGATCAGTTGACGCCGCCGTGGTTCCACGAGTATCTCGCCGACGAGACCGAACGCGGCCGATTGGCCGAAATCGAGGACGCGGGCCATCTAGCGATGCTCGAGCGACCGACTGCGTTCAATACGGTCGTCGACGACTTTCTACAGGGTGGTAGCGGGTGA
- a CDS encoding DUF7127 family protein, whose product MTLEQFTREEGQLARRYEYDDGAVLAVDFGTAEADASVDLVDDTVIVVVKDEQYEIDLPDATGDAHTFMKNGVLTVELEEEL is encoded by the coding sequence ATGACTCTCGAACAATTCACCCGTGAAGAGGGGCAGTTAGCCCGTCGGTACGAGTACGACGACGGGGCGGTCCTCGCCGTCGACTTCGGGACCGCCGAGGCTGACGCCTCCGTCGATCTGGTCGATGACACGGTTATCGTCGTCGTGAAAGACGAGCAGTACGAGATCGATCTCCCCGACGCCACCGGGGACGCGCACACGTTTATGAAAAACGGCGTCCTGACTGTCGAACTGGAGGAGGAACTATGA
- a CDS encoding CDC48 family AAA ATPase, giving the protein MKLTVKPLKQKDAGRGLAAIDRVSMNELDLENGDYIVIEGKGDGQAVARVWPGYPEDEGRGIVRIDGRLRQEANVGIDDTVTIESADVKPAKSVTVALPQNLRIRGDIGPLVRDKLSGQAVTEGQTVPFSLSFGPMASSGQSVPLKIASTSPSGTVVITDSTSIDISETPAEQVSSSGGTSAEGVPNVTYEDIGGLDEELDQVREMIELPMRHPELFQQLGIEPPKGVLLHGPPGTGKTLMAKAVANEIDAHFETISGPEIMSKYYGESEEQLREVFEEAEENAPAIVFIDELDSIAAKREEAGGDVERRVVAQLLSLMDGLEERGRVTVIAATNRVDAIDPALRRGGRFDREIEIGVPDKEGRKEILQVHTRGMPLSESIDLEQYAENTHGFVGADLESLARESAMNALRRIRPELDLESEEIDADVLESLEVNERDVKEALKGIQPSALREVFVEVPDVTWNDVGGLGDTKERLRETIQWPLDYPEVFEAMDMQAAKGVLMYGPPGTGKTLLAKAVANEAQSNFISIKGPELLNKYVGESEKGVREVFEKARENAPTVIFFDEIDSIAGERGQRQSDSGVGERVVSQLLTELDGLEELEDVVVIATTNRPDLIDNALLRPGRLDRHVHVPVPNEDGRKKIFEVHTRNKPLADAVDLEWLAAETEGYVGADIEAVCREASMAASREFINSVDPEEMDDTIGNVRISREHFEHALGEVNASVTPETREQYEELEEEFQQAEPGGEEQVGRTFQ; this is encoded by the coding sequence ATGAAGCTCACCGTCAAACCCCTGAAACAGAAGGATGCGGGTCGCGGACTGGCCGCTATCGACCGCGTCTCGATGAACGAACTCGACCTCGAGAACGGCGACTACATCGTCATCGAGGGCAAGGGCGACGGTCAGGCCGTCGCGCGCGTCTGGCCCGGCTATCCCGAGGACGAAGGCCGTGGAATCGTCCGGATCGACGGCCGCCTCCGCCAGGAGGCCAACGTCGGGATCGACGACACCGTCACCATCGAGTCGGCCGATGTCAAACCAGCCAAGTCCGTCACCGTGGCGCTGCCACAGAACCTGCGGATCCGCGGCGACATCGGCCCGCTCGTGCGCGACAAGCTCTCGGGTCAGGCCGTTACCGAAGGCCAGACGGTACCGTTCTCGCTGTCGTTCGGCCCGATGGCCAGCTCCGGCCAGTCGGTGCCGCTGAAGATCGCGAGCACCTCTCCGTCGGGCACGGTCGTCATCACCGACTCGACGAGCATCGACATCTCCGAAACGCCGGCCGAGCAGGTCAGCTCGAGTGGCGGCACGTCCGCCGAGGGCGTTCCGAACGTCACCTACGAGGACATCGGCGGCTTAGACGAGGAACTCGACCAGGTCCGCGAGATGATCGAGTTGCCGATGCGCCATCCCGAGCTGTTCCAGCAGTTAGGGATCGAGCCGCCGAAGGGCGTCCTGCTGCACGGCCCGCCGGGCACCGGGAAGACCCTGATGGCCAAGGCCGTCGCCAACGAGATCGACGCTCACTTCGAGACGATCTCCGGGCCGGAGATCATGTCGAAGTACTACGGCGAAAGCGAGGAACAACTCCGCGAGGTCTTCGAGGAGGCCGAGGAGAACGCGCCCGCGATCGTCTTCATCGACGAACTCGACTCGATCGCTGCCAAGCGCGAGGAGGCCGGCGGTGACGTGGAACGGCGCGTCGTCGCCCAACTGCTCAGCCTGATGGACGGCTTAGAGGAGCGCGGCCGCGTCACGGTCATCGCCGCGACCAACCGCGTCGACGCGATCGACCCCGCGCTCCGCCGCGGCGGCCGGTTCGACCGCGAGATCGAGATCGGCGTCCCGGACAAAGAGGGCCGCAAGGAGATCCTCCAGGTCCACACCCGCGGGATGCCCCTCTCCGAGTCGATCGACCTCGAGCAGTACGCCGAGAACACCCACGGCTTCGTCGGGGCCGACCTCGAGTCGCTGGCCCGCGAGAGCGCGATGAACGCGCTCCGGCGCATCCGCCCAGAACTCGACTTAGAGTCCGAGGAGATCGACGCCGACGTCCTCGAGTCGCTCGAGGTGAACGAGCGGGACGTCAAGGAGGCGCTCAAGGGCATCCAGCCCTCCGCGCTGCGCGAGGTCTTCGTCGAGGTCCCCGACGTCACCTGGAACGACGTGGGCGGCCTCGGAGACACCAAAGAGCGCCTGCGCGAGACGATCCAGTGGCCGCTGGACTACCCCGAGGTGTTCGAGGCCATGGACATGCAGGCCGCGAAGGGCGTCCTCATGTACGGCCCGCCGGGGACCGGGAAGACGCTGCTCGCGAAGGCAGTCGCCAACGAGGCCCAGTCGAACTTCATCTCGATCAAGGGTCCCGAGCTGCTGAACAAGTACGTCGGGGAGTCCGAGAAGGGCGTCCGCGAGGTCTTCGAGAAGGCCCGCGAGAACGCCCCGACCGTGATCTTCTTCGACGAGATCGACTCGATCGCGGGCGAACGCGGCCAGCGCCAGAGCGATTCCGGCGTCGGCGAACGGGTCGTCTCCCAGCTCCTGACCGAGCTGGACGGCTTAGAGGAGCTCGAGGATGTCGTCGTCATCGCGACGACTAACCGACCCGACCTGATCGACAACGCCTTGCTCCGTCCCGGTCGGCTCGACCGCCACGTCCACGTGCCGGTCCCCAACGAGGACGGTCGCAAGAAGATCTTCGAGGTCCACACCCGCAACAAGCCCCTGGCCGACGCGGTCGACCTCGAGTGGCTCGCCGCAGAGACGGAGGGCTACGTCGGCGCCGACATCGAGGCGGTCTGCCGCGAGGCGTCGATGGCCGCCAGCCGCGAGTTCATCAACTCGGTCGATCCCGAGGAGATGGACGACACCATCGGCAACGTCCGCATCAGCCGCGAGCACTTCGAGCACGCGCTCGGGGAGGTCAACGCGAGCGTGACGCCCGAGACGCGGGAGCAATACGAGGAACTCGAAGAGGAGTTCCAGCAGGCCGAGCCCGGTGGGGAAGAACAGGTCGGACGGACCTTCCAGTAG
- a CDS encoding TrmB family transcriptional regulator — protein sequence MSKADAVEALEKLGLRTYEAQCFVALTQLSEGTANEISRVADVPQSRVYDVVDRLHRLGLVDVQESDPRRYAVVPVDVARERLRQEYRDHLETAAAHLQELEQRTVDEDGVWQVASQRDVDNRTRTALEEATSELYLLAADGSVLSPSLLERLASARDRNVAVFVEVPSAVDRRRVHNEMPAAAVAVSEFAFDAHVRPGRSIGRLVLVDRKTVVLSALSSGLVPDERTEVGIWASERAHGLVGWFRYVLEQRLARLEFVTGDDPRSGDVTGECETCEE from the coding sequence ATGTCTAAAGCGGACGCCGTCGAAGCGCTGGAAAAACTGGGCCTTCGCACCTACGAGGCACAGTGTTTCGTCGCGTTGACGCAGCTGTCGGAGGGGACGGCAAACGAGATCAGTCGGGTTGCCGATGTTCCCCAGTCACGTGTCTATGACGTCGTCGACCGACTCCACCGACTCGGGCTCGTGGACGTACAGGAGTCCGATCCCCGCCGATACGCCGTCGTCCCGGTCGACGTCGCCCGAGAACGGCTTCGACAGGAGTACCGCGACCACCTCGAGACGGCGGCGGCCCACTTACAGGAACTCGAGCAGCGGACGGTCGATGAAGACGGCGTCTGGCAGGTCGCCAGCCAGCGAGACGTCGACAACCGGACGCGGACGGCGCTCGAGGAAGCGACGAGCGAACTCTACCTCCTCGCGGCCGACGGCAGCGTGCTAAGCCCGTCGCTGCTCGAGAGGCTCGCGTCGGCACGCGACCGAAACGTCGCGGTGTTCGTCGAAGTCCCCTCGGCGGTCGACCGGCGACGCGTTCACAATGAGATGCCGGCGGCCGCGGTCGCTGTCTCGGAGTTCGCGTTCGACGCGCACGTTCGACCGGGACGGTCGATCGGCCGACTGGTACTGGTCGATCGGAAAACAGTCGTGCTGAGCGCGTTGTCCAGTGGCCTCGTGCCGGACGAACGGACCGAGGTCGGAATCTGGGCCAGCGAGCGGGCTCACGGGCTCGTCGGCTGGTTCCGGTACGTCCTCGAGCAACGACTGGCGCGTCTCGAGTTCGTCACCGGCGACGACCCGCGGTCGGGCGACGTCACTGGCGAGTGCGAGACGTGCGAAGAATAG
- a CDS encoding HalOD1 output domain-containing protein — MTGSDRDPTEDRPILAERTYDESTPASIAAIYALATALETDPISCSTEFGFTLYDYVDPEALNAIVTHDQPAGTVTVELSLEEYLLQITDTGRVRVLGASDSLPEPDR, encoded by the coding sequence ATGACGGGGTCCGATCGGGACCCCACGGAAGACCGGCCGATACTCGCCGAGCGGACGTACGACGAATCGACGCCGGCCAGTATAGCTGCTATCTATGCACTCGCAACCGCACTCGAGACCGATCCGATCAGTTGTTCGACCGAGTTCGGATTCACGCTGTACGATTACGTCGATCCCGAAGCCCTCAATGCGATCGTCACGCACGACCAGCCGGCGGGTACCGTCACCGTCGAACTCTCGCTCGAGGAGTATCTACTCCAGATCACGGACACGGGCCGCGTCCGCGTTCTGGGAGCGAGCGATTCGCTACCTGAACCGGACCGGTAG